The genomic stretch AGCCGCCAGTCGTCAGCAATTAGCAATCAGCAGTCGATTGTCGGTTAAGAGGTTTGTGTTAAATCCAAAACCGTAGCCTGCAACAATACGCAGAAATACTTTCTTCGCATTGGATTTCAGCGTTCGCAAAAACACGCAGGCGGATTTGAGGAACACACTTAAAAGTCCAAACGCATGTCGTTCCTCCGCAAGGTATAATTAAAAATGTTGCCAACCAAAATACTTGCTATCGGTGCGGGCGGTTTACAACGCGCCTTAACCCATGAATTTGTCCATATCCTCAACCAACGGAACCGCTATGACGGTGGTATCTTTATCGGTCAGCCGCGCGGTACTGAGAAAGCCGATGCCTTCAACCAACAAGGCGGCGTATACCATGTTGTCACGTTCGATATGAATGGTGTTCATGACATTCAACAGGTCTCAAGCGTCGTTGGTGCGACGACGCTCGCTACAGAGGCAGGACGTGAGCAGTTTTATGCACAGACCGAGAATCCGTTGGACCTCCTCCTCATCGGCGTAACTGAAGCGGGGATCGCCAAGGGTGAACTGGCGATAGACGTATTGGAGGAGACCCTCTACCGCTATTTCTATCATCACGGTGCGGATGCGACACTGTGTGTCATCAACACCGATAACCTCCGAAACAACGGCGATGTTATTCGCGATATTCTCTGCAACGAGTATCCGAGACGGAGCGATGCTTACGCGGTGTGGTTGGAAACAAATGTCGGATTCCTCAACGAAATGGGAGATCGGCTCGTGCCGCAAGTCTACGCTGTGCCTGACGAGATTAAAGAGGAGGCAAGGACACAGATCGACGTTCAAGACGAACTCATAACATACGCAGAAGCAATGCCAGCAACACCACTTATCTTGGAGGATTTGGACGCTCTATTACGCGTGCCGTTCGGCGAACTTCAAGACTACGGCGTTATTGTCAGTCAAGAGAGTATTGAACCGTATCACGATTGGAAATTGCTCTTGGTGAATTCCGTGCACGTGCCTGGAATTACGCATAAAGGAACACTCGCTGGTATCGAATATGTCAATGAAGCGGCGGCACACCCAACGTTTGCACCACACCTCGAACGTTTGATGAATGGATATGCGGAGATTGTAGAGGCAGACATCCCGATAACGGGGAAAAGTGCTCGTGCATACTCGCTGGAATTCGTTGACCGTATCCGCCGAGTCAAAGATGACAATGCCCGGATTAACATCATCGAAACAGTGAAACTTCGTGAACGCGCCGCCGACATTGTCCGTTCACCGAACTATGATGCGAGCACAGAACTCTTTAAATCTGACTTCGCGTATTCCTTCGCAACGGTGCTCCGGTTTCTGACACCGGGGTCCCCACCCGTTACTGGGAAGGGGCACACAGGGTCGGGTGCCAACGACTATACGGGTATCACCGATACCGGCGAGACATACGAAATCCGTGACCCCGACCGAACGATACAGGATGTTCTGAAGGGAGGGTTTGGCGCAAGCCGAGCAGATGTAGATAAACGACTTGCTACCATTTTCTCAAATACGGCGTTGTGGTCGCCTGCAGGGGCTGCGTCGCCGAGGGGTTTGGACGGGAATCCGGACTTTATGGAACGTGTCGGTGGATATTATCATCGCTTGGTTAACGGGGAGACGTGTCTTGGGGTTTTGGAAAGTATTTTTTAATCTTTCCTTGCGGGAGAACGACGTAGGTTGGAACTTTGACGCACTCTTTTCTGGAGCCGCTTGCGCCGGTGTTGCAGGCTACGGGTTAGTTGTAAGGGTTGGGGAACCCAACCCCTACGGACATCTCTTTACTGATAACTGACAACTATTGAAGGGAGATAACGCCTTTTTTGCGTTGAAGGACAGCATCATAGAACCGCATCGTGCCAACACAGTCGTGTATGCTGGATATCGGCTCTCGCCCTTCACGAATGGCGTTGACGAATTCGGTGAGGCTGATGCCGTCTCCTGTCAACTCCCCGTTGCGCTGATCAGAGAAATTTGAGGTGAAGGTATTCCCGGATTCGGTAAAGTGTTGCGCACCCCACAATCCGTCTAAAACGATGTATTCGTGTTGTCCGGTAATTTCGATGTAGTCATAGTTGCGCTGCCACAAACGTTGACTGGTCAACTGCAAACTTCCGACGGCGCCGTTGGTGTATTCTACGGCGACAGCGAAGGCACCTTGTCCGTCAACCTCATTGTGAAAAACGCTGAGTTCCTTCACATCGGCACCAGCGATGTGCCGTGCCAAATCGAAGTGGTGGATGGCAAAGTCGAGCAGATACTGTTTCACTGTCGGGTACTTACCACTACAGAACGAACAGAAGAGCTGCGTGAGTTGCCCGAAGGATTCGGTCTGCATGATTTCCCTCGCCTCACGCACACCGAGACTGAACCGGCGCTGGAAGTTTACCATTAGCGTCTTGTTGTGCTGTTCTGCGGTTTCTGCCAGCGTGATCGTTTCTGCGAGCGATGGCGCGGGAGGTTTAGGGACGAAAACGTGGTATCCTGCCTCAAGCGTTTCCAGCACGAGTGGCTGCCGTGGGTCAGGTCCCATGGAGATAATGACTGCTTCGAGGTCTTCCTTTTCAAACATCTCGTGCCGATCGGTGTAATATCTTCCTGTGCCGAACTTGCCGGCAGCGTCTTTTGCCCGGTCTTCGTCGGCATCGCAAACGGCTTGCAATGCGACGGGAGCGAGATGTAACGCGGGATAAATGGTGTGCCTTGCGAAACCGCCGGCACCGAGAAATCCAATCCGAAGAGGTTCCATATTTTTTAATCTTTCCTTGCGGGAGAACGACGTAGGTTAGAACTTTGACGCACCCTTCTCTGGAGTCGCCTGCGCCGTTGTTGCAGGCTCGCGGTCCGATTCTAAAAAGGATGTTCAGAATACGCAAAAAACCTGATAGCGAAAAAAGTTTATGTGGAATTTAGCACAACTATGTGGCACTGTAAAGGAAATTTTGTTTTTGTGCTGAACGAGCGATGGAAATTTCAATTCAACCTAATTGCGAAAACTGTGTCAAAAGATAGAGCGCGGGATTTCTGACCGCTGCGATTATAATACAAAAAATTTGGATAGGAACAAAAGAGATAATGCCTAAAGTAGAGGGGGGTTCTAAACCCAATACCAATACACGAAACTTCCGATTTGCACTGCTCCAAGGCACCTTTATGCGTATCAATTTAGCGTTTGCGGATTCATCGACGGTGCTTCCTGCTTTTATTCATAGATTAAGTGGTTCCGACATTCTGGTGGGTTTAACGGGTTCAATGATGACGGCGGGGTGGATGTGGCCCCAACTGCTGATGTCGAACCTGCTTGAACACCGTCCGAGAAAAATGCCATTTTACGCGCTCGGTATGAGCGTCCGCGTTTTGGCATGGCTTGGGGTTTTTTTCTGCACCATCACAATCGGTGAGCAAAACCCAACATTACTCGCGGCTTCCTTTTTGTCCCTCTATTTCATATCCTCCTCCGCTATGGGCGTTTCGACACTTCCGTATATGGACATTGTTTCTAAAGCGATAGCACCGCAACAGCGTGCCCGTTTCTTTAGCCTGCGCCAACTCTATGGCGGTTTTTTCGCGATCTGGGTTGGGTTTCTTGTTCGTGCGGTGCTTGGGAACGAATCTGAATTTACAGGTATATTGGGGAGTATTACACAGACTTTCAAGACGGTCACGATGTATTTTATCTGTTCCGTTTGCCGTCTGGATACCGATCTTGGGTTTCCGTATAATTACGCCTTTCTCTTTGTCTGTTCGGTGGCAGCGGCGTTTTTCTCTTTCGTGAGTTTTTTAGGTGTGCGCGAGCCTATCCATCCTGTTCATCCGAGGCGCCAACCGATGTGGCAACACTTGAAGCACGGGGCGCATTTCTTGCGGACGGACACAAATTATCGGCGTTTCATTCTCTTCCGCGTTTTTGCACATTTCTCTGGCATGGCATCGCCTTTTTATATGCCTTATGCGCTGAATGATCTCGGATTTTCAGAAGCGACGATGGGATTTTTCATCGTCTGTTCGGCGCTGAGTGGTGTGATTTCAAACGCATTCTGGGGACATATTGGCGAAAAGTATGGTGTACGATGGTTGCTGATTATCACGGCGGCACTGATGGGTATTCCGCCTGCCCTCGCCTGGTCTTCGGGCATATTGCCGACTTCACTATGGATGCCCGCCTTTTTCCTGATTTTTATCGTGGGCGGTATTTTGGCGAACGGCATGATGGTGGGTTTTATGGCGTATATGTTAAACATCGCGCCGCCTCGGAACCGCCCGAGTTATATTGGCTTCATGAACACGCTGCTCATGCCTGTGAGTTTTGGGCCCCTTCTTGCTGGATTCCTTGCCCCGCATATCGGTTATCGGTGGTTGTTCGCTATTTCAGTAGGCATCTGCATCGCGGCTTTCCATATTGGAACACAATTAGAAGAAATTATGCACGAAGATGAGACAGCAGAGGAAACCGACGCGTAAAATGTAAAAGGGAGGTTTGAATGAAAGTTGTTGCAAAATTTGGTCATGAAAGTGCGGGCTTAATAGATAAACCCGACCCGGTTGCCAAGGGTGAGTTCGCCGTCGTCAAAATTCATTCGGTCCCGATGTGTACGGAATACAAAGGCTTCACAAGCGAACATAAAGGCGACAGTTTCGGACACGAAGCCGCGGGTGAAGTGGTAGAAATCGCGCAGGAGGGCACCGTCAAGGTAGGTGACCGCGTTGTCGTCATGCCTCACTTCCCTTGTGGAAAGTGTCATCTCTGCTTAACAGGTGAATATGCCCACTGTCCGGACGACAACAAAATCCTACACGCTACCGAACAGACGGGTGTAACGGCGACTTTCGCACAGTACGTTCTTAAACAGGACTGGCTGCTCGTGCCGATTCCGGACGGGATCTCCTATCATCACGCTGGAATGGCATGTTGTGGACTTGGATCGACATCTAATGCCATGCGGTTGATGAATGTCAACGCGTTCGATACTGTTCTGATTACGGGGATGGGACCCATCGGGCTTGGTGGCGTGATTAACGCAGTGTATAGAGGTGCGCGCGTCATTGCGGTTGAGAGCCATCCGTATCGAGCGGACCTGGCGAAGAAACTCGGTGCAGCAGAAGTTGTTAACCCACAAGACGAGGATGTCGCTGATCAGATTCAGGATTTGACGGATGGTAAAGGTGTAGATAAAGGTGTGGAGTGCTCAGCGGCTTCTGCAGCAGTCCGCCTATTGATTGAGGTAACACGCCCGAAAGGACACATTGCCTTGATTGGTGGTATTGGCGAAGTGGAAATTCAGGGGAGTGGTATTATTAATAAAGGCTTGGTATTACACGGCACGCGGCATTATAACCTCGCAGACACACCTGCTATGATGCGGATGATCACACAAGTGAAGGATCAGCTGGACACATTCATCACGCACAGTTTTCCGATGCGCGAGATTCAGGAAGCGTGGGCGTTGCAGTGTACGCACGATTGCGGGAAAGTCGTCCTTGACCCGTGGAAATAAAATTAACCTGATCTGCCTTGGGAAAGGAAAACTGTTATGAACTCTATGACAAACAGCATGCCGCTTTCAACACCATTGGACGTTCGCCGAGGGGTTACAGATACGGCAGATGTCGCATTCCCGTTACGCTGGGGTATCCTCGGTGCTGGTAACATTTCCGCGCAGTGGGTGTGGGCTTTACACGCCTGTGAAGGCGCAACTGTAACGGCTGTGGCGGCACGGGACATTGACCGAGCGAAAGAATTCGCGCGGCAGTATGGCGTCGCGACTGCTCATGGCGATTACAGGGAAATGGTCGCATCGGATGATGTAGATATTGTATACATCGGCACAATCAACCGACTACACAAAGAACATACCCTTCTCGCCATTGAGGCAGGCAAACATGTACTCTGTGAGAAACCGCTCACCGAGAGCCTCTCCGATGCGCAAGAGATGTATGCAGCAGCCGAGGAGAAGGATGTGATGATGCAAGACGGCATGTGGACCCGTTTCTTTCCCGCGGTGGAACATGCGCGCGCCGCCATTGAGGCAGGGATTATCGGAGAGGTTGTGCTAACACAGTCCGATTTCTTCGACCCGATCTATACCGTCCAAGCCGCACCGCTTGCCTTCGGTGCCGCTGCTGTGCCGATATCGGTCACTGTTGTCGTCAACAACGCCGGCGGTGCAATTGTGGACTACGGTGAAGACAAATACGCGATACTGACGTTCCCGCCGCGCAACTCTGAACTTCCAGAGATAACAGAGCTCGTCGGGACAGCGGGACGCATCACGCTTGAGCGACCCGGACATTGCCCGACGCGCATCTCTATCCGAATTCCACCGCCGAACGGCGTGCCTTCGCAGTATAGGACCCGAAACGCACCTGCTCCGTTGCATTATTTTGAGTATCCGTTGCCGGGATCTGTCGCGATGGCGAGATCCTCTCCCAATCAACACGGATTTCTCTACCAAGCTGAAGCCGTTCATCGCTGTCTTGCCGCCGGTTTGCGTCAGTGTCCACAATACGATAAAGAGGAGTCCCTGCACGCCATGAATGTGTTGACGGAAATCAACAAGGCGAGGCAAGCAGCAGGTCGTTAGTTCAGCAGCCTGTAGGAGCGAGCTTTGCGGGCGATGTTTACCGTTCTACCCACCCAGAAATTTTGCCGTCATCGTGGGTTTCAGGGACTTCAGCCTGGAACCTCGCTTTCCTTGCCTCCGGATCAGTGTCTTCATCGAACAGGGCCAGTAAGCGCACTTCAATCGTCTCGCGAAGTGGTGCGTTTTCCGGTGTCGTCGGATCATCTATCGCACCGTGGAAGGCTGTGCGCATATTGGATTGCTCTTGACGCGTGTCGTACTGCTTGAAAATCAGCGTTTCCTGCGGTGTCATCCGTGGAAAGTAATACCACCGCTGGTTCGGGCTATGCACGAGCCGTAGACTCACGAGTCGTCTCGGCACTTCCGTCTGAGACCAAGCATCGGCGGCAATTATATCCTCTGTCGCAACCGTTGCCATGTCGCAAATCGCGAGTGGCATGACGTAAATGTCTCTCTCCAGATCGGTGCTTCGCCACACATTGTACATCTGAAAGTGCTTTCCGTTGGCAATCTTTTCAAACCCGTCTTCGGAATATGGACTGACATCAGAATGGATGCCACCGTAGGTGCCTTCACTTCCATTCGCTGTGGGTTTATTGCCACGCGGGTCCCCCTCAGGAAGTCCGCCGAACCCATTCCGATATTGGTGCTGCATCACCCGTGTTTCGCTGCAACCTGTAATTGCTGTGATGAGGTCAGAGCACTCCTGATAGAAGTGCGTCGTCACGGTATCCTGATCGTGCAGATTTCTCACCTGTGTATCTGCGTCTACTAACTGGAAGCCGTTCGCCTCAAGGTTTGGCGGTGGCTGCAACAGACGTCCGTTGTAAACCTTGATCGATTCCCGCACATACATACTTTTCCGTTCATCGGGATTTTCAACCCACTCCGGTGGTGGCATACGAGTGCCCCGATATCTTGCGTTCGCAAAACTGCCGGTCGATTCCACGAAGGATAGCATTTCTCGTTGTGCCATAGGTGTCCTCCTTTGTCAATAATGTGCTGGGCAACTGGAAGTGGTCTTCCTCAATGTCCACATCAGACGCTTTTTTGTTTTCATGCCAATAAGATACCAAAGACCCACAAAAATCGCAATTTAAATGTAGTTGCTGATTTTTCAGAAAAAAATCCTTGACATTTTTGCGAATTTAAAGCATAATCGAATTATACAACATTAACCAGATATGAATTGTTTTTCCGATTCGCTCTCAGTTTTGGTGGAGCGACCCGTTCATAGGAGGTGTACCATGTCAAAAATTGTTGAAACGACAATCGATGCGCAAAGTCCTGCGAAATTAACTCGACCCAATCGGTTGCCGAGACTCAGACGAGTATTTGCGACAATTTTCAGTGAGGAACTCCGAGTTCCTGAAATCGCCTTGCTAAGTGAATCCATGCTTACGCGAGACTGGCACCTTTTGGAGGAAGATGCTGCCCGGGCACACCTCCAGCCGGAGTAACTCCCGGCTTACGCACAAGAGTTTTCGGTAAATAAAGAAGCATTTTTCAGAATCGGCGCGCTTTGTAAGCGCGCCTACTTTATATTAAGGGTTACTGTATGAGCAAACCAAACATAATCTATATTCATTCACACGACACAGGTCGATACGTTCAACCTTACGGGCATGCGATCCCGACGCCGAATATCCAGAAACTTGCGGAGGAAGGGGTGGTGTTCCGAAACGCCTTCTGTGCGAATCCGACCTGTTCTCCCTCGCGCGCCGCACTACTCACCGGACAGTGGGCACATAGTTGCGGTATGGGAGGTTTGGCAAACCGCGGGTGGAGTCTTCCGGTCCCAGAGCATCTCATCACCTATACCTTGAATGCGGCTGGATATACCACCGCCTTGGCAGGATTCCAGCATGTCGTCCGAGATCTTAAGGAAACAGGATACCAGCGGCTCTTATCCGAAGGGACCGTGCGAGCGGGGGCAGAGGAACGCGCACGCGATTTCATTTCGGAGAAGCATGACGCGCCATTTTTCTTAGATGTCGGATTTGGTGAGACGCATCGCCGCGCAAAAGGATTCGATCCACCCCCCGATGGTGAACCGAAAACCGACCCGCGCTATGTAAAGCCCCCCGCACCGTTCCCCGATACACCTGTGACTCGACAGGATATGGCGGAGTACATAGACGCGGCGCGCACGCTGGATAGGAAAATGGGTGTGGTTTTTGACGCGTTGGAGGAGAACGGGCTTGCTGAGAACACGCTCGTGATATGCACGACCGACCATGGGCTCGCCTTTCCCCGCATGAAGTGTCATCTCAGCGACCACGGTATCGGTATCATGCTTATTGTTCGCGGGCCCGGTGGTTTTAGTGGCGGACAAGTTGTGGACGGGTTAGTGAGTCAGATCGACCTCTTCCCGACGATTTGCGAATTGGCAGGGATTGAAGCTCCGGCGTGGTTACAGGGAAATTCTGTGCTCCCGTTAGTTCGCGGTGAAGCGGAAGATGTGCGTGACGCTATTTTCGCTGAAGTCAACTATCATTGTTGCTACGAACCGCAACGTGCGATCCGAACGAAGCGATGGAAATATATCCGCCGTTATGACGATGCGGAAAAATGGGCACTGCCAAACTGCGATGACAGCATTAGCAAAACCTTTATGATGGAGCACGGTTGGGGTGACGATCCAGTTGAATCGGAACGGTTGTACGATGTGGTGTTTGATTCGTCAGAGGCACATAACCTCGCGGCGGATCCCAATTACGCAGACGTCTTGACGGAGATGCGAGACCGTTTGGAGCAGTGGCGGACGGCAACCGATGATCCGGTGAACGAAAATCAGATTATGGTGCCACCAGAGACGGCTGTATCGAACGATCCGACGGATATTTCACCGGGGGATCCGCATTATCCGGCACGTGAAATGGTGTAATGATGTAGTAATGTCAAAAACGATCAAATATCTGTTTCGCAGGGTCTCCGTGCCCTGCGTCCTTTCTGCCTTGAGACAGGTTCCTACCAAACAACCTTGGTTACAATCACTTATTCAAACGATCAAACTCCCATTTTCGAGGGTTGTTCTGAATATACGTTCGAATTGATTGTAAGGCAGATTCAGTGCGAATAACATGATCATGAAATCTTGTTCCCCACAACTTTTTGTCAAATCTTTTCCAGTTATTTTCCTTGACCCCGCGAATGTATTGAGTAGTTGTTAAAGATTTAAAACGAGCGACTAAGTCAAGCAGCGATAGAGGCACTCCAGTTTCATGCTGCTGTTGCGGAGGGACCTTGTGCTTTGCACTCACCGAGGTGATTGGAACCTCCTCGAAATCCGCTTTGATAATCAAAATACCGTGGAAATGATTTGGCATCACTTGAAAGATATCCAAACCAATCCGAGGAGAGTAACTTGGCAGTTCCTGCCACACACGTTCAACCATGCGACCAGCATCCGTCAAATTAATGATTCCATTGCGTACATCGCCAAACAAGCAAGACATATTTCGAGTAGAAAGTTTGACAAAATACCAACCAGGTTGTGAATAATCATATTCTGGTAAATGATGCGATTTAGAATCTGCATAAGGCATAATACTTGTTTAGGGCGGACGGGCACGGGGCCCCGTCCGAACAGGGGAAGTGCCTAAATTCGGTTTCCAGCCCACAGCGCGCCGCGGCGGATAACCGTCTGAAAACTCGGATTCTCAAGCACTGCCATATCGTGTCCGAGCGCGAAGTAGAATACCCGACCCGCGCCATACGTATGGTGAAACGCCATGACATGCGTCTCATCTTTGGTCTCGTCATAGGCGTGCATCAGATGGCGTGATGCCTCGGGATTGTGCTTTAGATAATAGAGTTCATCCGTTACCTTAAAATCGGTTAATCCTTCAGTAATCGGATGCTCGGTATCGCTCACATTAACAGTGAAGTCCATGTAGGGACTGTGTCCATCGAAGAACCCGTTGAGCATACCGTGGTAGCCTTCAGCCTCCCTGAACGAAGCAGCTGCGGTGTGCAGTCCAAAAAACCCACCGCCTGTTCGGATATGGGTGAGTAGACCGGTTTCTTGTGCTGCGGTGAGTTCCCCGACATCGGTATAGAAGAGCACAGTGTCGTATTTGTCAAGACCATTGCCAAGTACACCGTAGTCTTGCGAGAAATCGGCTTCAATATCGTCGGTGTCGTTGAGCATCGTCGTCAAGAATTGTCCGTTCCCGGCATGATCGTGGTAAATCCCTTCCGTCCCGACAAATATTAGCAGTTTAAGCGTTTCCATTTTTTAATGTTTCCTTGCGGTTCGATTTTTTAATGTTTCCTTGCGGAATAACAACGGGGTTCGTGCTAGCAAGGTTTCTTCTCAAATCCGCGCTCCACTTCGTTACGCGCTACGGGCTTTTGTTATTTTTTCAACCCGGTAGGGGTGACATGTCTGTAGAGCCTTTCCGTAGACCCGCTCTCCATGCGCAAGCCGCGTGTGGGCTTGCGGGACAATACGAGCTTCGTTTTCGATACTACAGATTCTAATCTTTCCTTGCGGATTTTTATAGTAAAGCCCATAATTACATGAACACTTTTATGGTAGCGTAGACTGTCAGTCTGCGTGCTAAAGAGGCACAAACTAACAGTTTATGCTACATCAGTCAACTTATTTTTCGACTTTACTATAATTTTACCGCCGCTAATGATTAGGCAACACGAGTACTTTGACAGATCCGTGTTCATCACGTTCGGCTGCGACTGCGAACGCTTGTGCAACGTCGTCTAAGTCGAACCGATGCGTAATCAGTGGATTCGGGTCGAGTTTGCCAGCGGCGAGTAAGTCGATAGCGACCTGGAACTCCGTCTTCCCACCTCGTCTGCCGTAGCAGAACGACCAGATGACTGTAAGTTCTCGACTGCGTGCGAACCGCTCCGAAAAGGTGAGCGGTGTCCGATGTCCGCCTACCATACAGACGCGTCCCCGCTTCGCGGCGATCTCTGTCGCTTGTTCCAGCGTATTCGCGCTCCCCCCAACCGCCTCAAAGACAACATCCGCCCCTCTGCCGTCGCTCCACTCCATGATAGCCTCGACAGGATCCGTCTTATCTACGTTGATAGGCAGGGCTCCGACAGCCTCGTGTGCAATCTGTATGGGACCATCCGGCTTGCCCAGCATGGCGATAGAGGTTGCCCCTGCGATATCGGCTACCTGCGCGATCGTCAAGCCAACAGGACCGCTCCCGATAATGGCGACACGGTCTCCCGGGGATACCATTGCCCTGTTGACGGCATGGACGGCGACTGCGTAAACTTCTGCCAACGCACCGCCCTCTGCAGAGACACTATCCGGCAATGTGTATACGTTTGGCGTACGGGCAACCATGAACTCCGCAAAACCACCGCCCCCGTGCCGCAGGTTCCCACAGATATTGTAGTAGCCATTGAAACATTCGGGACAATTGTTACACGGCGTGATCGGTTCAACTGCTACGCGCGTGCCCTTTTCATATCCCCGAACATCTCTACCTATGTCGATAATCTCTCCCGTCAATTCATGTCCACCAATGCGTGGCGATTGGGGTTTCTCTGGTTGATGATGATAGCCGTGCAGATCGCTTCCACAGATCCCTGCCGCTTCTACTTGGACCAACACTTGTCCTTCTTCCGGTGTTGGATCGGGTACTATTTCGACCCTTATGTCTTTTCCACCGTAAAATTGCGCCGCTTTCACAATAGTCTCCCCCAATATTAATAATGTGTCTGGAATATAGCATGAAATCGGAATTGTGTCAATACGAGTTTGAAGAATCAGCCATCAGTGATCAACGGTCAGCGGGCTGGGTATGTTGTCTGAATCGCGGATGACATGGATTACACAGATTACGCGGATTTTGGAGTTTTTGTGTGCTCTGTCAACTTTGAAGGTCAGGGAAGGTTCAGAAGCGTGCGATTTATCACACAAAATGCGCAATGAATTGCGCTACTACAAACCAAAAACTGAACAAAAGGATAAACATGGATTTCGCCTTTTCTGTAAAAACAGGAATAGAATTTCGCTTGACTTCTGAATCATAGATGGGTTAAAATCAAGAAGACATAATACAGATGAGGAGATGGAAATGAGAACAATTAAATTAGGTTTGATTGGGGCAGGTGGTATCTCGGGAGCACACTGTCGAACGCTTGCTGAGATTGAAGGTGCTGAGATTATCGCTGCTGCCGACCTTGTCCCGGCAAACCTGGAACGCGCGCAAGAACAGTGGGGCATTAAGCGTACGTTCACTGATTACAACGAAATGCTCAAAATGGATGAGATTGAGGCGGTTTACGTCTGTACTCCAACCGGTGTGCATGCGGCACCTACCGTCGCGGCGCTGAACGCTGGTAAACATGTTTTCTGCGAAAAGCCGATGGAAGCGACGTTGGACGCTGCTGCTTCAATGTGGCGTGCGGCAAAAGAAAACGATAAAATCCTCATGGTCGGTTTGAAACTCCGATATTCACCAGAGGTCGTCAAAGCGAAAGAGATTGCTGACGCTGGTACCCTTGGCGATATCTATTACGTCGAAACGGTTGCAGATCGCCGACGTGGGAATCCAGGTGGCAGTTTTATTCGCAAGGCGACCGCCGGTTTAGGCGCGTCTGCGGACATCGGTGTTTACGCGCTGGATACGGCTCTCTATCTGATGGGACATCCCAAGCCTGTAGCGGTCTCTGGTATTACCTCTAACTACCTGAGCTTACATAACACATGGAATCCTGCGCTCCGTGAAACCGAAGTTGAAGATTTCGGTGTCGGCTGGGTG from Candidatus Poribacteria bacterium encodes the following:
- a CDS encoding alcohol dehydrogenase catalytic domain-containing protein produces the protein MKAAQFYGGKDIRVEIVPDPTPEEGQVLVQVEAAGICGSDLHGYHHQPEKPQSPRIGGHELTGEIIDIGRDVRGYEKGTRVAVEPITPCNNCPECFNGYYNICGNLRHGGGGFAEFMVARTPNVYTLPDSVSAEGGALAEVYAVAVHAVNRAMVSPGDRVAIIGSGPVGLTIAQVADIAGATSIAMLGKPDGPIQIAHEAVGALPINVDKTDPVEAIMEWSDGRGADVVFEAVGGSANTLEQATEIAAKRGRVCMVGGHRTPLTFSERFARSRELTVIWSFCYGRRGGKTEFQVAIDLLAAGKLDPNPLITHRFDLDDVAQAFAVAAERDEHGSVKVLVLPNH
- a CDS encoding Gfo/Idh/MocA family oxidoreductase, which translates into the protein MEMRTIKLGLIGAGGISGAHCRTLAEIEGAEIIAAADLVPANLERAQEQWGIKRTFTDYNEMLKMDEIEAVYVCTPTGVHAAPTVAALNAGKHVFCEKPMEATLDAAASMWRAAKENDKILMVGLKLRYSPEVVKAKEIADAGTLGDIYYVETVADRRRGNPGGSFIRKATAGLGASADIGVYALDTALYLMGHPKPVAVSGITSNYLSLHNTWNPALRETEVEDFGVGWVVFENGARMVFKTCWCMNMDSLGGTIFLGKKAGLRLGIGEVRGPQDGVRVYGDKDGEIFDQEFTEFESVSVFHEEDTAFIDAVREGKPSPIDPYGVMLTNVIIQGVIDSSNAGGREVAVTVPTL